GGGCGCCTCCGGGAGGTGAAGCGCCATCGTGGCCGCGAATCGGTCGGCTTCTTCTTCGGCTTCGTCACCGATCTCGCCGGCTTCGACCAGGCCAAGGGCGAGGAATGGAAGATCATGGGGCTCGCCCCCTACGGCCGGCAGGATCCCGAGCTGATGGCGCTCCTGCGCCGGCTCTACCGGATCGAAGGCGGGCGCCTGCGCTTCGCGGAGGCCGCCACCGTGCAGGCGGTGGCCGAGGAGATCCGCGCCCGCCGCCCGGCAGAGGCGGACGAGGAGGGCTGGGCCGATCTCTCGGCCTGCGGCCAGGCGATCTTCTCCGAGATGATGGACGTGCTGGTCGCCGAGGCCTGGCGCCTCAGCCCCCACGAGAACCTCGTCGTCACCGGCGGCTGCGCGCTGAACTCGTCCTATAACGGAAAACTGCTGACGCGCAGCGACTTCCGGCGCCTGCACGTGCCCTCCGCGCCGGCCGACGACGGCAACGCGCTGGGGGCGGCCTGGCTCGCCTTCCAGGAGGACAACCCCGGCTGGACCGGGCCGGGCGCGCTCGCCACCCCCTATCTCGGCTCGCGCGTCTCGACCGAGCCGCTGGAGCGGATGACCGATTGGGAGCCGCGGCTGCGCCGGCTCGGCCATGACGGCGTGACGCAGGCCGCTTCCGGCATCCTGGCGGCGGGCGGGCTCGTCGGCTGGGTGCAGGGCCGGGCGGAGTTCGGGCCCCGCGCGCTCGGCAACCGCTCGATCCTGGCCGATCCGCGCCCCGCCGACGCCAAGGCGATCCTGAACGCCAAGGTGAAGTACCGCGAGGCCTTCCGGCCCTTCGCGCCCTCGATCCTGGCCGAGGCCGGGCCGGACTGGTTCGAGGATTACCAGGACAGCCCCTACATGGAGCGCACCCTGGTCTGGCGGCCGGAGGTGCGCGAGAGGGTGCCGGCGGTGGTGCACGAGGACGGCACCGGCCGGCTCCAGAGCGTGACCGACGAGCGCAACCCGGCCTATGCCGCCCTGATCCGCGCCTTCGCGGAGCGGACCGGCGTGCCGATCCTGCTCAACACCAGCTTCAACGTGATGGGCAAGCCGATCCTCCACACCGCCGAGGATGCGATCCTGATGTTCTCCACCACCGGGCTCGACGCCGTGGTGATCGAGGACTGGATCCTGGTGAAGGACGGGGTGAAGACGTTCTGAGCTTTGTTCGCCGAGGCGGGCGCCGCTTCGGCGGCGGAGATGATGCGCGAACGCGGAACCTGCTCAGAAACGCGTTCCACCCTGCCACATGGGATCGAGGCTCGATTCGTTCGGCCCTACCTGCGGTCGGCCTCCGACGTCGGTCAGCCCTTTCGTTTGAGACCCGCGAGGTGATCCCACGGGCTCAGCCGTGAGAGGTATCGCGCGCGATCCACCGTCCCATGCTCAGCCTCATCGTTGCGAGGGACATGAAAAAGCATCCGAAAAACACCATGAGGAAGACCAACGCGGCGAGGCAGACAATCGCGCCGGCCGGAGGCATGAAGCATATGATCGGCACGGAAGGCAACGCGGCAATCGCCGCCGAGGTCGTCATGCATCGTCCGAAATTTGTGCTCCTGTAATTGATCATCAAGAATATGCAATTAGACATCGTCAATACTAAAAGAGGAAACCAAACTATCGGTGCCTTGAGGCCAAGTTCTTTAATCGTCATAAATAGAAGGAGTGGCAATAATCCATCATGTCGACCAGTGAAGGCGATTCCGGAGAAGGTCAGGCCGAAAAACACGACGGGTAGGATTGCCAATTGAAAAAATGGTAGTGCGAGGGCTGCAAGGAGGAGTGCCGGAAGGCGGAGAATATGGCTTGTCCGCCTCGACACGGTGCCCTCCTCAGCGATCTACGGATTTCAAGAAGGCCTGTTTGCCTGCCGGAAACGATGTGAACCTCTATGCCAAAGTCTCGTCGCCTCTGCCCGGGTTTCTTCGGGCGGGTTCGGCCGGGGCGGCGCTGAATACCCCGGGGCGGTGGAAGCGATGCCACCTGCCCAACGAAAGAAAGGCCGGCCCCGTCCCCGGATGCCGGCCCTGAATTCTCAGAGAGGCTGCGAGGCTTACTCGCAGACCTCGACGCGCTTGTAGGTGAAGGACTCGTCGTCGAGCCACACCTTGCGGCGCTCGAAATGGCAGATCGGGCCGCGGCGCGGGCGCACGTATACGGTCTCGGGCTCCTCGACATAGACCCGGCGCGGCGGCGGCGCGGCATACATCGGGGGCGGCGGGGGCGGGGGCTGCATGCCGTTCATGATGGCGCCGGCCGCGACGCCGCCGAGCACGCCGGCGGCCGCACCGCCGATGATCGCCGCGCCGACATTGTCGCGGGCCTGGGCCTGGGGGACGGCGGTGACGAAGAGGGCGGCGGCGAGCGCCGCGCCCGCGCCGAGGCGCGGAAGGCCGTAAGAGGTCGGAGCGCGCACGCTGAGGGTCTCCCGAAGGTGTTGGCGCGAGGATGCGAGGGACTGCTTAACGAAGTGCCAAGCTTGCCGCCCGACCGGGAGGTCGGGCACGGCCCGGGGCCGACGAAAGCCTCGCGCCGTCGGGCCCGAGAGATGAGGGCGGTTTGCGGCGATTTCCGGGTATGCCCGAGCTTCCACAGGGTGTGTGTATTTCGGGACACGGTGGCGTCGGGCCCGACGCGAAAAGGGCCGCCCCGAGGCGGCCCTTCGTTCACTGCTACAGGTTCATCAGGGCGCTGGCGGTGCCGGCGACCGTCATGGCGAGGCCACCAGTCAGGACACCGATCATGCCGTAGGACACGGCGCGCAGGAGCTTCATCTCGCTCATCGTCGCTCCCCTCAGCAGCGGTAGCCACCGGCCGTCTGGCCGTACTGCTTGACCGGGAAGTTCTGCTGCTTGGCGTTGCCCTCCGCAGCCGAGCTCATCGGGCAGGCGCCGTAGAACGGCACGCTGTCGTTGGCGCGGCCGCCGATCGAGCCGGTGGTCTCGACGTCACGCGGCCAGAACGCATTGGCGGGGCCGTTCGGGCCGAAGGCCATGGCGGAGGAGAGCGGGGCGGCGACCAGAGCGAGGGCGGTGACGGCGGCGGCAATGCGAGTCTTCATGTGAGTTCGATCTCCGGTTACTTGGGGTGGCCGGGGCTTGTTGTCCCTGTGCCTTTCGATGATCCGAATATAGTTGGCCGCTCGACGCCGTGATGTGTCATCGCGCACGCGGAATAATGGAATAAAAATCAGGAGGAATCGGGCGGATGGATGGAGAGCGAGGCCGTTCCCGACCGCTTCGGTCACGCTGCCTCTCCGGCATGCGCTGCGGGCTGCGGATCGTCACAGCGGCAGGTGCGATGGTGCGCGCTGGATGCGGCCGTGACGGCGCCTCCGCGGCTCCAGCGTTTCCCACCCACGAACCTCATCCTGAGGTGCGGGCGATCGAAGATCGCTGAGCCTCGAAGGAGGGCTCCAGATGTCGCTGCGATCTCTGGAGCCCTCCTTCGAGGTCAGTCCATCGAGATGGACTGACACCTCAGGATGAGGTCGAGGGTGGGAGAGCCCCAGGGCCGGCAGGCTTCAAGCCACTGTCGTCTACCGCGGTCCTCCCGCTCGACCATTCGCGGGCGGAAGAGATGTCTTGCCCTATCGCCCGTCTGGGATGCCGCGCATCGCCGGATTCGTCCCGCCCCCCGGTCGCCCTCCGCGAAGTTGCCTGATAGCCTTCCGGAAAAGGATTCGTCAGGGAGGGAAACGGCGATGGCCGAGAGCGACCAGTTCGAGAAGGGTCTCGAGGTCCGCCGGGCGGTGCTCGGGGCGGATTACGTCGATGCCAGCCTCGCCAAGGCCGACGACTTCATGATGGCGTTCCAGCGCATCACCACCGAATGGTGCTGGGGCTATGCCTGGACGCGCGACGGGCTCGACCGCAAGACGCGCTCGATGCTCAACCTCGCGATGCTGACCGCCCTGTCGAAGCCGGCGGAACTGAAGCTCCACGTCAAGGGCGCGCTCGCCAACGGCGTCAGCGTCGACGAGATCAAGGAGATCCTGCTGCACGCCACCGTCTATTGCGGCATCCCGTCCGGCCTCGAAGCGTTCAAGGCCGCGCACGAGGTGCTGAAGGCCGAAGGAGCCATCCCCGACAAGCCGTGACCCGGCCCCGCAGCGGGGCTTTTTCCGGGATGCCAGGACAAGAGGGTCATGGACTTCATGCGCATCGATCGATCCTCCGCCCGCATCGCGTTCCTGGGCCTCGGCAAGATGGGGCTGCCGATGGCGAGCCGGCTCGTGGCGGCGGGCTGGACCGTCGCCGGGTTCGATCCCGCGCCGGCCGCCGCCGACGCCTTCGCGGCCGCCGGCGGCCGGGCGGCGCCCTCGGCGCGGGAGGCGGCGGAGCGGGCGAGCGTCGTCGTGACGATGCTGCCGGACGGCCGTGCGGTGCGCGCCGTCCTCGCGGGCGCCGAGGGCGTGGCCGGGCATCTCGCTCCCGGCGCGATCGCCATCGACATGAGTTCGTCGGCGCCGGTCGGCACCCGCGAACTCGCCCACGACCTCGCCGGCGCCGGCGTCACGCTCCTCGACGCGCCGGTCTCCGGCGGGGTAAAGCGCGCGGTCGACGGCACCCTCGCCATCATGGTCGGCGGGGACAAGGCCGCCGCCGCGGCTTTGCGGCCGCTCCTCGAATGCCTCGGCGCCTCGATCTTCGAGACCGGGCCGATCGGCTCCGGCCACGCCATGAAGGCCCTGAACAACTACGTCTCCGCCGCCGGCCTCACCGCGGCCTGCGAGGCGCTGCGCATCGGCGCGGCCTTCGGCCTCGACCCCGGCCTGATGACGGATGTCCTCAACGTCTCCACCGGCCGCAACAACTCGACCGAGGTGAAGCTGAAGCCCTTCGTGATCCCCAAGACCTACGCCTCGGGCTTCTCGATGGCGCTGATGGCCAAGGACCTGCGGACCGCGGACGATCTCGCCCGCCACGAAGGCGTCCCGGCGCCCTTGTCGCGGGCGGTCGCCTCCTTGTGGCAGGAGGCCCTCGACGAGCTCGGGACGGAGGCGGACCACACGGCGATCGACGCGTTCCTGGCAGCGTTGCCGGCGCGGGAATGAGGAGAGAGCCATGCCGGCTTACGAGGTCATCGCGTTGCGCTACGCGACGCACCAGCGCCCGGCCTCGGCGAACCTGCTCTATCCGCCGGAGGGCGGTGACCCGCATGACGGGCCGATGCCGATCGACTACTTCGTCTGGGTGATCCGCGACGCGAGCCGCGTGGTCGTCGTCGATACCGGCTTCGACTGGCCCGCCTGCGCCGCCTATGGCCGGACCATGGTGCGCCATCCCCTGGAGGGGTTGCGGCAACTCGGCGTCGATCCGGCCGAGGTGCGCGACGTGATCATCACGCATCTGCACTACGACCATGCCGGCAACCTGTCGGCGTTCCCGAACGCCACCTTCCATCTTCAGGACGCCGAGATGGCCTACGCGACCGGGCGCTGCATGGGCCATGCGCGCCTGCGCGGCGCCTTCGCGGTGGAGGATGTCTGCACCATGGTGCGGCGCGTCTACGAGGGCCGGGTCGCCTTCGTCGACGGGGAGGGCGAGGTCGCGCCGGGCATCACGGTCCATGCCGTGCCGGGGCATACGCGCGGGCTCCAATGCGTGCGGGTCGAGACGGAGCGCGGCCCGGTCGTCCTCGCCTCGGACGCGGCCCATTTCTACGCCAACCTCGCCCAGCAGAATCCCTTCCCGATCGTGGTCGACATCGCCGCGATGATGGAGAGCTGGCGCCGGCTCGCCAGGCTCGCGGGCGACCCGGAACGGATCGTTCCGGGCCACGACCCGCTCGTCATGGCCCGCTACCCGCGCCATCCCGCGGCGGAGGTCGAGGCGGTGCTGCTGCACCGCCCGCCGCGAGGGCCGGCGCCGTGATGCGGCCTCACCCCTCCATGGCGATCAGCGCCGCGTCACCCCCGGCGGCAGCGGTGTTGATCGTCACGGTCTGCTCGGTGGCGAAGCGGGTGAGGTAGTGCGGACCGCCGGCCTTCGGGCCGGTGCCGGACAGGCCGTGGCCGCCGAAGGGCTGCACGCCGACCACCGCGCCGATCATGTTGCGGTTGACGTAGACGTTGCCGGTGGACAGCCGCGAGACCACCCGCTCCACCGTGGCGTCGATGCGCGAATGCACGCCCAGCGTCAGGCCGTAGCCGCTGGCCTCGATCGCATCGAGCACCCGGTCGAGATCGGCGGCGTGATAGCGGGCGACGTGCAGGATCGGCCCGAACACCTCCTCCGTCAGGGCCTCCGGGCTGACGATCTCGTAGATCTGCGGCGCCACGAAATGGCCCTCGCCGGGCACCTCGCCGACGTAATGCGCCTTGGCGGAGCGGCGCATCGCGGCGCCGTGGCGGTCGAGGCGGGTGCGGGCTTCCGCGTCGATCACCGGGCCGACATGGGTCGCCGGGTCGCGCGGATCGCCCAGGCGCAGTTCCCGGGCGGCGCCCGCCACCATGCCGATCACCTTGTCGGCCACGTCCTCCTGCACCAGCAGCAGGCGCAGCGCCGAGCAGCGCTGGCCGGCGGAGCGGAAGGCGGACATCACCACGTCGTCGGCGACCTGCTCGGGTAGAGCGGTGGCGTCGACCAGCATCGCGTTGATGCCGCCGGTCTCGGCGATCAGCGGCACGATCGGGCCGTCCTTGGCGGCGAGCGCCCGGTTGATGTGGCGCGCCACCTCGGTCGAGCCGGTGAAGACCACGCCGGCCACGTCGCGATGCGCCACGAGCGCCGCGCCGACCGCGCCGTCGCCCGGCACGAGGTGGAGGGCCGACGGGGCGATGCCGGCCCGGTGCAGGAGGCGCACGGCTTCCGCCGCCACCAGCGGCGTCTGCTCGGCG
This sequence is a window from Methylobacterium sp. SyP6R. Protein-coding genes within it:
- a CDS encoding NAD(P)-dependent oxidoreductase encodes the protein MDFMRIDRSSARIAFLGLGKMGLPMASRLVAAGWTVAGFDPAPAAADAFAAAGGRAAPSAREAAERASVVVTMLPDGRAVRAVLAGAEGVAGHLAPGAIAIDMSSSAPVGTRELAHDLAGAGVTLLDAPVSGGVKRAVDGTLAIMVGGDKAAAAALRPLLECLGASIFETGPIGSGHAMKALNNYVSAAGLTAACEALRIGAAFGLDPGLMTDVLNVSTGRNNSTEVKLKPFVIPKTYASGFSMALMAKDLRTADDLARHEGVPAPLSRAVASLWQEALDELGTEADHTAIDAFLAALPARE
- a CDS encoding carbamoyltransferase family protein — protein: MRYYLGLATTFHDPALALVGPDGTVLFAEATERYLQYKRAPNCEPDSAPRMAGLLKAHLPPGAELVIATTWGPDFSRYLAGQAGAGAFGLETLKGHSPALNRSLVPERAERTFIAELALAQGRAGYGTLLGLDRAHGGRSTIAGLKRYPHHLTHAAYGLWGSPFRDATCLVVDGMGETGASAIYRMEAGRLREVKRHRGRESVGFFFGFVTDLAGFDQAKGEEWKIMGLAPYGRQDPELMALLRRLYRIEGGRLRFAEAATVQAVAEEIRARRPAEADEEGWADLSACGQAIFSEMMDVLVAEAWRLSPHENLVVTGGCALNSSYNGKLLTRSDFRRLHVPSAPADDGNALGAAWLAFQEDNPGWTGPGALATPYLGSRVSTEPLERMTDWEPRLRRLGHDGVTQAASGILAAGGLVGWVQGRAEFGPRALGNRSILADPRPADAKAILNAKVKYREAFRPFAPSILAEAGPDWFEDYQDSPYMERTLVWRPEVRERVPAVVHEDGTGRLQSVTDERNPAYAALIRAFAERTGVPILLNTSFNVMGKPILHTAEDAILMFSTTGLDAVVIEDWILVKDGVKTF
- a CDS encoding carboxymuconolactone decarboxylase family protein, yielding MAESDQFEKGLEVRRAVLGADYVDASLAKADDFMMAFQRITTEWCWGYAWTRDGLDRKTRSMLNLAMLTALSKPAELKLHVKGALANGVSVDEIKEILLHATVYCGIPSGLEAFKAAHEVLKAEGAIPDKP
- a CDS encoding N-acyl homoserine lactonase family protein; amino-acid sequence: MPAYEVIALRYATHQRPASANLLYPPEGGDPHDGPMPIDYFVWVIRDASRVVVVDTGFDWPACAAYGRTMVRHPLEGLRQLGVDPAEVRDVIITHLHYDHAGNLSAFPNATFHLQDAEMAYATGRCMGHARLRGAFAVEDVCTMVRRVYEGRVAFVDGEGEVAPGITVHAVPGHTRGLQCVRVETERGPVVLASDAAHFYANLAQQNPFPIVVDIAAMMESWRRLARLAGDPERIVPGHDPLVMARYPRHPAAEVEAVLLHRPPRGPAP